From Bacillus basilensis, a single genomic window includes:
- the fapR gene encoding transcription factor FapR has protein sequence MKKRRSKKERQELLQQTIETNPFITDEDLAEKFQVSIQTVRLDRMELSIPELRERIKHVATKQHEEDVKSLPLEEVVGEIIDIELDRHAISIFEVKIEHVFKRNQIARGHHLFAQANSLAVAVIDEELALTAKSTIRYIRPVKLGERVVAKVRVEDVENDKGRTVVKVRSFVGEELVFTGTFEMYRSSNYSEEGNNL, from the coding sequence ATGAAAAAAAGAAGAAGTAAAAAAGAAAGACAAGAATTATTACAACAAACTATAGAAACGAATCCTTTTATTACGGATGAAGATTTAGCAGAAAAATTTCAAGTGAGTATACAAACCGTACGTCTTGATCGTATGGAATTATCTATTCCTGAATTAAGAGAAAGAATTAAACATGTAGCTACAAAGCAACATGAAGAAGATGTGAAATCTTTACCGTTAGAAGAGGTTGTCGGAGAAATTATTGATATAGAATTAGATAGACACGCGATTTCTATCTTTGAAGTGAAGATAGAACACGTATTTAAAAGAAATCAAATTGCCCGTGGGCATCACTTGTTTGCCCAAGCCAACTCACTAGCTGTTGCGGTTATTGATGAAGAATTAGCTTTAACTGCAAAGTCTACCATTCGATACATTCGTCCTGTAAAATTAGGAGAGCGTGTTGTTGCAAAAGTGCGCGTTGAAGATGTAGAGAATGATAAAGGACGGACGGTTGTCAAAGTGCGTAGCTTCGTTGGAGAAGAACTTGTTTTTACAGGCACTTTTGAAATGTATCGATCTAGTAATTACAGTGAGGAAGGTAACAACTTATGA